A stretch of the Papaver somniferum cultivar HN1 chromosome 6, ASM357369v1, whole genome shotgun sequence genome encodes the following:
- the LOC113290595 gene encoding ankyrin repeat-containing protein BDA1-like, producing MERKLHDTSINGDVDLLMELIEADPLILKKVPIENPLAIAAICGYVDFAEKLVSLNMELTVERDEKGFSPLHFAAQKSSVQMVKLLIESNPDVCMFTDSWGRCPLHLAAMRDSKEITEILLEAQPEAMTLKSEFQSETIFHLCVKENSLKSLKVLVDKMNNDEIQPDYQEPTTLSFKSRDGEGNTLLHVATAKRNLKIIHYLLDNELVEKDAKNSKGYTALDVLMKSEQRDIMDKELQCVLQKAGLVPSDAQQYKEKQDHPTATTRMKSDQDNGRWIKDNNNTLMVVASVLASIAFQGGQYPPGGDWRETKRLYHDGTIRDLNPNVSRDMDRNDPNFRAYLVAGSPVMAYEDINSWALFTALISIAFLSFMCVMLLQISGFRFRQQMLSKIFFRILVVVLWFAITCMTSAYLINLYVFAPVGKEPMDWNVSGFCQVVINGGAVAWIWLIAIVIVSHIVRFSLWFLQYTGMMKKLQSIGLKNMLQSIGLKKITTE from the exons ATGGAGAGAAAACTGCACGATACTTCGATCAATGGAGATGTGGATTTACTTATGGAGCTAATTGAAGCAGACCCTCTTATTCTAAAAAAAGTCCCAATTGAAAATCCTCTAGCCATAGCTGCTATTTGTGGTTACGTTGATTTTGCTGAGAAGTTGGTGAGTCTTAACATGGAACTCACAGTGGAGAGAGATGAGAAAGGTTTCAGTCCTCTACACTTTGCTGCACAGAAAAGTAGTGTCCAAATGGTTAAATTGCTGATAGAATCAAACCCCGATGTTTGTATGTTCACTGATTCATGGGGAAGATGTCCTCTGCACTTGGCTGCCATGAGAGATAGCAAAGAGATTACTGAGATTTTGCTTGAAGCGCAGCCAGAAGCAATGACTCTGAAATCTGAATTTCAAAGCGAAAccatttttcatttgtgtgtgaaggaaAACTCCCTCAAATCTCTTAAAGTCTTGGTGGATAAAATGAACAACGATGAAATCCAACCTGATTATCAAGAACCTACAACACTATCTTTTAAATCTAGGGACGGAGAAGGCAACACTTTGTTGCATGTTGCAACAGCAAAACGGAACCTCAAG ATTATTCATTATCTGCTGGACAATGAACTAGTTGAAAAGGATGCTAAGAACAGCAAAGGATACACTGCTCTCGATGTTCTTATGAAATCTGAGCAAAGAGATATCATGGATAAGGAACTGCAATGTGTTCTTCAGAAAGCTGGATTAGTACCATCGGATGCACAACAATATAAGGAAAAACAAGATCATCCCACAGCTACTACAAGGATGAAGTCGGACCAAGATAATGGGAGATGGATCAAAGATAACAACAACACATTAATGGTAGTAGCATCAGTTCTGGCAAGTATTGCCTTCCAGGGTGGTCAATACCCACCTGGTGGGGATTGGAGGGAAACTAAGAGGTTGTATCATGATGGAACCATAAGAGACCTCAACCCTAATGTCAGTCGAGATATGGACCGCAATGACCCAAACTTCAGAGCTTACCTAGTGGCTGGATCGCCGGTGATGGCCTATGAAGATATTAATTCATGGGCACTTTTCACGGCACTAATCAGCATTGCATTTCTATCATTTatgtgtgttatgttacttcagATCAGTGGATTTCGGTTCAGGCAACAGATGCTGAGCAAGATATTCTTCAGGATTCTTGTTGTAGTGCTTTGGTTTGCAATAACATGCATGACTTCAGCTTACTTGATAAACTTGTATGTCTTTGCTCCTGTAGGAAAAGAACCTATGGACTGGAATGTATCCGGGTTCTGCCAGGTTGTTATTAATGGTGGTGCTGTAGCATGGATATGGCTAATTGCCATAGTCATCGTGTCACACATCGTTCGCTTCAGCTTATGGTTCCTCCAGTATACAGGGATGATGAAGAAGCTCCAGTCTATTGGGTTGAAGAACATGCTCCAGTCTATTGGGTTGAAGAAGATAACAACAGAATGA